One window of Pyxicephalus adspersus chromosome 4, UCB_Pads_2.0, whole genome shotgun sequence genomic DNA carries:
- the MTCL3 gene encoding microtubule cross-linking factor 3 isoform X2 — translation MQFHLKKGLAAAGSNGNTKGSGGAEPDNGDNGDQDGAKAGMQKLQDEVEWLKEENESLKNEIDEMRTEMDEMRDTFFEEDACQLQEMRHELERANKNCRILQYRLRKAERKKLRYAQTGEIDGELLRSLEQDLKVAKDVSVRLHHELENVEEKRTKTEEENEKLRQQLIEVDIAKQALQNELDKLKELSLKRRGSKDAQKSEKKTLQTPTEEDNEDLKCQLQFVKEEAMLMRKKMAKIDKEKDRLEHELQKYRSFYGDLDSPLPKGEASGPPTTREAELKLRLRLVEEEANILGRKIVELEVENRGLKAELDDLRGDDYSSTSNSLPREQSESVSELRQHLQLVEDEAELLRRNLSDLEEQNKRLTTEMNKYKFKSGTHESSRHNDNVKTEALQEELKMARLQINELSGKVMQLQYENRVLMSNMQRYDLASHLGIRGSPRESDAESDAGKKESDDDSRPPHRKREGPIGGESDSEEVRNIRCLTPTRSFYPPTGVWQKNFAERQQMKDIRSEAERLGKTIDRLISDTSTIITEARIYVANGDLFGLMDEEDEGSRIREHELLYRINAQMKAFRKELQTFIDRLEVPKSSEDRSADDPLSVSQICHKRNIISAPAMKYTEDCL, via the exons ATGCAGTTCCACCTGAAGAAAGGCCTGGCTGCTGCAGGCTCCAATGGCAACACCAAAGGCAGTGGCGGGGCTGAGCCCGACAATGGCGATAATGGCGACCAGGACGGGGCTAAGGCTGGAATGCAGAAACTACAGGACGAGGTGGAGTGGCTGAAGGAGGAGAATGAGAGCCTGAAG AATGAAATAGATGAGATGAGGACAGAGATGGATGAGATGAGAGATACCTTCTTCGAAGAGGATGCTTGTCAGCTGCAGGAAATGCGCCATGAGCTTGAGAGGGCCAATAAAAACTGCAGGATCCTGCAATACCGCCTCCGCAAGGCAGAGCGCAAGAAGCTGCGCTACGCCCAGACCGGGGAGATAGATGGGGAACTTTTACGTAGTCTGGAGCAGGACCTAAAG GTAGCCAAGGATGTATCAGTTAGACTTCACCATGAGCTGGAAAATGTGGAAGAGAAGCGGACTAAAACAGAGGAAGAGAATGAAAAGCTACGCCAGCAGCTCATTGAAGTTGACATAGCTAAGCAAGCTCTACAGAATGAACTTGATAAACTCAAGGAG ttgtctcTGAAGAGAAGAGGAAGCAAAGATGCACAAAAATCAGAAAAGAAGACTCTACAGACACCAACAGAG GAGGACAATGAGGATTTGAAATGCCAGCTACAGTTTGTCAAAGAGGAAGCAATGTTAATGAGAAAGAAAATGGCGAAGATTGATAAGGAGAAAGACAGACTCGAGCATGAACTGCAGAAGTACAGATCATTTTATGGAGATCTCGATAGCCCTTTACCAAAAGGAGAAGCTAGTGGACCCCCTACAACAAGAGAGGCAGAACTAAAACTTCGGTTGCGTTTAGTTGAAGAGGAAGCTAATATACTTGGAAGGAAGATAGTGGAGCTAGAGGTGGAAAATAGAGGCCTGAAGGCAGAGCTAGATGACTTGAGGGGAGATGACTACTCCAGCACATCTAACTCTCTTCCACGGGAGCAAAGTGAATCGGTATCAGAGCTGCGGCAGCACTTGCAGTTGGTTGAAGATGAAGCTGAACTTTTACGACGTAACCTTAGTGACTTAGAAGAGCAGAACAAACGACTCACTACAGAAATGAACAAGTATAAATTTAAGTCTGGCACTCATGAAAGTTCGCGACACAATGACAATGTCAAGACAGAAGCCTTACAGGAGGAGTTGAAAATGGCACGCTTGCAGATCAATGAGCTGAGTGGGAAAGTCATGCAACTCCAGTATGAAAACAGAGTTCTCATGTCTAACATGCAGCGCTATGACCTTGCTTCCCACCTGGGCATCCGAGGAAGTCCAAGAGAAAGTGACGCCGAAAGCGACGCTGGAAAAAAGGAAAGCGATGATGATTCTCGCCCTCCACACAGAAAACGAGAAGGTCCCATTGGTGGTGAAAGTGACTCAGAGGAGGTGCGCAATATCCGTTGTCTTACTCCAACTAGATCTTTTTATCCTCCTACTGGTGTCTGGCAGAAGAATTTTGCTGAGAGGCAGCAAATGAAAGATATTCGGTCTGAGGCTGAAAGACTGGGCAAGACAATTGACCGGCTTATCTCAGATACAAGCACTATAATCACTGAAGCCAGGATATATGTGGCCAATGGTGACTTGTTTGGACTAATGGATGAGGAAGATGAAGGTAGCAGAATACGAGAACATGAATTACTTTATCGGATCAATGCACAGATGAAGGCTTTCAGGAAAGAACTTCAGACATTCATTGATCGTCTAGAAGTCCCAAAGTCGTCTGAGGACAGAAGTGCTGATGATCCTCTTTCAGTTAGCCAG ATATGccataaaagaaatataatatcTGCTCCAGCTATGAAATACACTGAAGACTGCTTGTAA
- the MTCL3 gene encoding microtubule cross-linking factor 3 isoform X1 gives MQFHLKKGLAAAGSNGNTKGSGGAEPDNGDNGDQDGAKAGMQKLQDEVEWLKEENESLKNEIDEMRTEMDEMRDTFFEEDACQLQEMRHELERANKNCRILQYRLRKAERKKLRYAQTGEIDGELLRSLEQDLKVAKDVSVRLHHELENVEEKRTKTEEENEKLRQQLIEVDIAKQALQNELDKLKELSLKRRGSKDAQKSEKKTLQTPTEEDNEDLKCQLQFVKEEAMLMRKKMAKIDKEKDRLEHELQKYRSFYGDLDSPLPKGEASGPPTTREAELKLRLRLVEEEANILGRKIVELEVENRGLKAELDDLRGDDYSSTSNSLPREQSESVSELRQHLQLVEDEAELLRRNLSDLEEQNKRLTTEMNKYKFKSGTHESSRHNDNVKTEALQEELKMARLQINELSGKVMQLQYENRVLMSNMQRYDLASHLGIRGSPRESDAESDAGKKESDDDSRPPHRKREGPIGGESDSEEVRNIRCLTPTRSFYPPTGVWQKNFAERQQMKDIRSEAERLGKTIDRLISDTSTIITEARIYVANGDLFGLMDEEDEGSRIREHELLYRINAQMKAFRKELQTFIDRLEVPKSSEDRSADDPLSVSQMFQPIILLILILVLFSSLSYTTIFKLVFLFTLFFVL, from the exons ATGCAGTTCCACCTGAAGAAAGGCCTGGCTGCTGCAGGCTCCAATGGCAACACCAAAGGCAGTGGCGGGGCTGAGCCCGACAATGGCGATAATGGCGACCAGGACGGGGCTAAGGCTGGAATGCAGAAACTACAGGACGAGGTGGAGTGGCTGAAGGAGGAGAATGAGAGCCTGAAG AATGAAATAGATGAGATGAGGACAGAGATGGATGAGATGAGAGATACCTTCTTCGAAGAGGATGCTTGTCAGCTGCAGGAAATGCGCCATGAGCTTGAGAGGGCCAATAAAAACTGCAGGATCCTGCAATACCGCCTCCGCAAGGCAGAGCGCAAGAAGCTGCGCTACGCCCAGACCGGGGAGATAGATGGGGAACTTTTACGTAGTCTGGAGCAGGACCTAAAG GTAGCCAAGGATGTATCAGTTAGACTTCACCATGAGCTGGAAAATGTGGAAGAGAAGCGGACTAAAACAGAGGAAGAGAATGAAAAGCTACGCCAGCAGCTCATTGAAGTTGACATAGCTAAGCAAGCTCTACAGAATGAACTTGATAAACTCAAGGAG ttgtctcTGAAGAGAAGAGGAAGCAAAGATGCACAAAAATCAGAAAAGAAGACTCTACAGACACCAACAGAG GAGGACAATGAGGATTTGAAATGCCAGCTACAGTTTGTCAAAGAGGAAGCAATGTTAATGAGAAAGAAAATGGCGAAGATTGATAAGGAGAAAGACAGACTCGAGCATGAACTGCAGAAGTACAGATCATTTTATGGAGATCTCGATAGCCCTTTACCAAAAGGAGAAGCTAGTGGACCCCCTACAACAAGAGAGGCAGAACTAAAACTTCGGTTGCGTTTAGTTGAAGAGGAAGCTAATATACTTGGAAGGAAGATAGTGGAGCTAGAGGTGGAAAATAGAGGCCTGAAGGCAGAGCTAGATGACTTGAGGGGAGATGACTACTCCAGCACATCTAACTCTCTTCCACGGGAGCAAAGTGAATCGGTATCAGAGCTGCGGCAGCACTTGCAGTTGGTTGAAGATGAAGCTGAACTTTTACGACGTAACCTTAGTGACTTAGAAGAGCAGAACAAACGACTCACTACAGAAATGAACAAGTATAAATTTAAGTCTGGCACTCATGAAAGTTCGCGACACAATGACAATGTCAAGACAGAAGCCTTACAGGAGGAGTTGAAAATGGCACGCTTGCAGATCAATGAGCTGAGTGGGAAAGTCATGCAACTCCAGTATGAAAACAGAGTTCTCATGTCTAACATGCAGCGCTATGACCTTGCTTCCCACCTGGGCATCCGAGGAAGTCCAAGAGAAAGTGACGCCGAAAGCGACGCTGGAAAAAAGGAAAGCGATGATGATTCTCGCCCTCCACACAGAAAACGAGAAGGTCCCATTGGTGGTGAAAGTGACTCAGAGGAGGTGCGCAATATCCGTTGTCTTACTCCAACTAGATCTTTTTATCCTCCTACTGGTGTCTGGCAGAAGAATTTTGCTGAGAGGCAGCAAATGAAAGATATTCGGTCTGAGGCTGAAAGACTGGGCAAGACAATTGACCGGCTTATCTCAGATACAAGCACTATAATCACTGAAGCCAGGATATATGTGGCCAATGGTGACTTGTTTGGACTAATGGATGAGGAAGATGAAGGTAGCAGAATACGAGAACATGAATTACTTTATCGGATCAATGCACAGATGAAGGCTTTCAGGAAAGAACTTCAGACATTCATTGATCGTCTAGAAGTCCCAAAGTCGTCTGAGGACAGAAGTGCTGATGATCCTCTTTCAGTTAGCCAG ATGTTCCAGCCTATTATTTTACTTATCCTCATCCTAGtattattttcttctctttcctaCACAACTATATTTAAGCTCGTCTTCCTTTTCACCCTCTTTTTTGTCCTGTAA
- the MTCL3 gene encoding microtubule cross-linking factor 3 isoform X3: MQFHLKKGLAAAGSNGNTKGSGGAEPDNGDNGDQDGAKAGMQKLQDEVEWLKEENESLKNEIDEMRTEMDEMRDTFFEEDACQLQEMRHELERANKNCRILQYRLRKAERKKLRYAQTGEIDGELLRSLEQDLKVAKDVSVRLHHELENVEEKRTKTEEENEKLRQQLIEVDIAKQALQNELDKLKELSLKRRGSKDAQKSEKKTLQTPTEEDNEDLKCQLQFVKEEAMLMRKKMAKIDKEKDRLEHELQKYRSFYGDLDSPLPKGEASGPPTTREAELKLRLRLVEEEANILGRKIVELEVENRGLKAELDDLRGDDYSSTSNSLPREQSESVSELRQHLQLVEDEAELLRRNLSDLEEQNKRLTTEMNKYKFKSGTHESSRHNDNVKTEALQEELKMARLQINELSGKVMQLQYENRVLMSNMQRYDLASHLGIRGSPRESDAESDAGKKESDDDSRPPHRKREGPIGGESDSEEVRNIRCLTPTRSFYPPTGVWQKNFAERQQMKDIRSEAERLGKTIDRLISDTSTIITEARIYVANGDLFGLMDEEDEGSRIREHELLYRINAQMKAFRKELQTFIDRLEVPKSSEDRSADDPLSVSQANILI; the protein is encoded by the exons ATGCAGTTCCACCTGAAGAAAGGCCTGGCTGCTGCAGGCTCCAATGGCAACACCAAAGGCAGTGGCGGGGCTGAGCCCGACAATGGCGATAATGGCGACCAGGACGGGGCTAAGGCTGGAATGCAGAAACTACAGGACGAGGTGGAGTGGCTGAAGGAGGAGAATGAGAGCCTGAAG AATGAAATAGATGAGATGAGGACAGAGATGGATGAGATGAGAGATACCTTCTTCGAAGAGGATGCTTGTCAGCTGCAGGAAATGCGCCATGAGCTTGAGAGGGCCAATAAAAACTGCAGGATCCTGCAATACCGCCTCCGCAAGGCAGAGCGCAAGAAGCTGCGCTACGCCCAGACCGGGGAGATAGATGGGGAACTTTTACGTAGTCTGGAGCAGGACCTAAAG GTAGCCAAGGATGTATCAGTTAGACTTCACCATGAGCTGGAAAATGTGGAAGAGAAGCGGACTAAAACAGAGGAAGAGAATGAAAAGCTACGCCAGCAGCTCATTGAAGTTGACATAGCTAAGCAAGCTCTACAGAATGAACTTGATAAACTCAAGGAG ttgtctcTGAAGAGAAGAGGAAGCAAAGATGCACAAAAATCAGAAAAGAAGACTCTACAGACACCAACAGAG GAGGACAATGAGGATTTGAAATGCCAGCTACAGTTTGTCAAAGAGGAAGCAATGTTAATGAGAAAGAAAATGGCGAAGATTGATAAGGAGAAAGACAGACTCGAGCATGAACTGCAGAAGTACAGATCATTTTATGGAGATCTCGATAGCCCTTTACCAAAAGGAGAAGCTAGTGGACCCCCTACAACAAGAGAGGCAGAACTAAAACTTCGGTTGCGTTTAGTTGAAGAGGAAGCTAATATACTTGGAAGGAAGATAGTGGAGCTAGAGGTGGAAAATAGAGGCCTGAAGGCAGAGCTAGATGACTTGAGGGGAGATGACTACTCCAGCACATCTAACTCTCTTCCACGGGAGCAAAGTGAATCGGTATCAGAGCTGCGGCAGCACTTGCAGTTGGTTGAAGATGAAGCTGAACTTTTACGACGTAACCTTAGTGACTTAGAAGAGCAGAACAAACGACTCACTACAGAAATGAACAAGTATAAATTTAAGTCTGGCACTCATGAAAGTTCGCGACACAATGACAATGTCAAGACAGAAGCCTTACAGGAGGAGTTGAAAATGGCACGCTTGCAGATCAATGAGCTGAGTGGGAAAGTCATGCAACTCCAGTATGAAAACAGAGTTCTCATGTCTAACATGCAGCGCTATGACCTTGCTTCCCACCTGGGCATCCGAGGAAGTCCAAGAGAAAGTGACGCCGAAAGCGACGCTGGAAAAAAGGAAAGCGATGATGATTCTCGCCCTCCACACAGAAAACGAGAAGGTCCCATTGGTGGTGAAAGTGACTCAGAGGAGGTGCGCAATATCCGTTGTCTTACTCCAACTAGATCTTTTTATCCTCCTACTGGTGTCTGGCAGAAGAATTTTGCTGAGAGGCAGCAAATGAAAGATATTCGGTCTGAGGCTGAAAGACTGGGCAAGACAATTGACCGGCTTATCTCAGATACAAGCACTATAATCACTGAAGCCAGGATATATGTGGCCAATGGTGACTTGTTTGGACTAATGGATGAGGAAGATGAAGGTAGCAGAATACGAGAACATGAATTACTTTATCGGATCAATGCACAGATGAAGGCTTTCAGGAAAGAACTTCAGACATTCATTGATCGTCTAGAAGTCCCAAAGTCGTCTGAGGACAGAAGTGCTGATGATCCTCTTTCAGTTAGCCAG gcaAATATCTTGATTTAA